In Piliocolobus tephrosceles isolate RC106 chromosome 12, ASM277652v3, whole genome shotgun sequence, one DNA window encodes the following:
- the CITED1 gene encoding cbp/p300-interacting transactivator 1 isoform X1: MEPSAQQLQLAASLPANLSNFCQGSEMPITSRPALDVKGGTSPAKEDANQEMSSVAYSNLAVKDRKAVAILHYPGVASNGTKASGAPTSSSGSPIGSPTATPPTKSPSFNLHPTPHLLASMQLQKLNSQYQGMAAATPGQPGEAGSLQNWDFGAQAGGAESLSPSAGAQSPAIIDSDPVDEEVLMSLVVELGLDRANELPELWLGQNEFDFTADFPSSC, translated from the exons ATGGAACCATCCG CACAACAGCTCCAGCTGGCAGCATCACTTCCCGCCAATTTATCCAACTTCTGCCAAGGCTCTGAAATGCCAATAACGTCGAGGCCTGCACTTGATGTCAAGGGTGGCACCTCACCTGCGAAGGAG GATGCCAACCAAGAGATGAGCTCCGTGGCCTACTCCAACCTTGCGGTGAAAGATCGCAAAGCAGTGGCCATTCTGCACTACCCTGGGGTAGCCTCAAATGGAACCAAGGCCAGTGGGGCTCCCACTAGTTCCTCAGGATCTCCAATAGGCTCTCCTACCGCCACCCCTCCCACTAAATCCCCATCCTTCAACCTGCACCCCACCCCTCACTTGCTGGCTAGTATGCAGCTGCAGAAACTTAACAGCCAGTATCAGGGTATGGCTGCCGCCACTCCGGGCCAACCCGGGGAGGCAGGGTCCCTGCAAAACTGGGACTTTGGGGCCCAGGCGGGAGGGGCGGAATCACTCTCTCCTTCTGCTGGTGCCCAGAGCCCTGCTATCATCGATTCAGACCCAGTGGATGAGGAGGTGCTGATGTCGCTGGTGGTGGAACTGGGGTTGGACCGAGCCAATGAGCTTCCAGAGCTGTGGCTGGGGCAGAATGAGTTTGACTTCACTGCGGACTTTCCATCTAGCTGCTGA
- the CITED1 gene encoding cbp/p300-interacting transactivator 1 isoform X2, translating into MPITSRPALDVKGGTSPAKEDANQEMSSVAYSNLAVKDRKAVAILHYPGVASNGTKASGAPTSSSGSPIGSPTATPPTKSPSFNLHPTPHLLASMQLQKLNSQYQGMAAATPGQPGEAGSLQNWDFGAQAGGAESLSPSAGAQSPAIIDSDPVDEEVLMSLVVELGLDRANELPELWLGQNEFDFTADFPSSC; encoded by the exons ATGCCAATAACGTCGAGGCCTGCACTTGATGTCAAGGGTGGCACCTCACCTGCGAAGGAG GATGCCAACCAAGAGATGAGCTCCGTGGCCTACTCCAACCTTGCGGTGAAAGATCGCAAAGCAGTGGCCATTCTGCACTACCCTGGGGTAGCCTCAAATGGAACCAAGGCCAGTGGGGCTCCCACTAGTTCCTCAGGATCTCCAATAGGCTCTCCTACCGCCACCCCTCCCACTAAATCCCCATCCTTCAACCTGCACCCCACCCCTCACTTGCTGGCTAGTATGCAGCTGCAGAAACTTAACAGCCAGTATCAGGGTATGGCTGCCGCCACTCCGGGCCAACCCGGGGAGGCAGGGTCCCTGCAAAACTGGGACTTTGGGGCCCAGGCGGGAGGGGCGGAATCACTCTCTCCTTCTGCTGGTGCCCAGAGCCCTGCTATCATCGATTCAGACCCAGTGGATGAGGAGGTGCTGATGTCGCTGGTGGTGGAACTGGGGTTGGACCGAGCCAATGAGCTTCCAGAGCTGTGGCTGGGGCAGAATGAGTTTGACTTCACTGCGGACTTTCCATCTAGCTGCTGA